Proteins found in one Poecilia reticulata strain Guanapo linkage group LG6, Guppy_female_1.0+MT, whole genome shotgun sequence genomic segment:
- the LOC103465711 gene encoding protein phosphatase 1 regulatory subunit 15B produces the protein MAPTVASGSEQTAMERFGGGGMALLPWTKQMLTVLWEQLRLLVQVIYYTFISVFQMFRFEVHVRITDETGEHIQHMGTASNTPESFLFSSLFDGENGVMVGGSNPLSNFCADVGDPFAGKATAEALLSSLRADDLCCGLVDDFVSRTGGADDGLLLGHQSTWKMGFPGDWNIFVSSDGCSSSDACLRSCDKAFKSKERASKQETSEEDRSSQWSSEEEPNVVEFESEESKELWESLSKSSDPYNPFFFSACISTNSEMGRSKTDIKTCGDADLKASEESTGAPRLNAWVCRSDSESSWSSWAGSECSSPDIDKEESDKLWEFFSSPEDPYNPLYFTASTTSSPSLRTKPPSACKQASLPPLPPKTDAETERQSSRPPSEDDDNEALIWESLGQKDDPYHPLNFKACLQSTSSSLKPIDPNPYAKTRKQIKASKPALPDRKLKQHRHQDKRLVPWKRPEPTSRLPAEGKTENKAGTKQKKVQFSPLVQVHVMRTWPFARQASRKGHWEELARDRDRFRRRIADTEQAVGYCLTQPHREKMRAYLDSALNQTKGS, from the exons ATGGCTCCTACAGTCGCGAGCGGCTCAGAGCAGACGGCCATGGAGAGGTTCGGCGGCGGAGGGATGGCGCTTCTTCCCTGGACAAAACAAATGCTCACCGTGCTGTGGGAACAGCTTCGGTTGCTGGTTCAGGTCATCTATTACACTTTTATTTCAG tTTTCCAGATGTTCAGGTTTGAGGTCCACGTCAGAATCACAGACGAAACAGGCGAGCACATCCAGCACATGGGCACGGCCTCCAACACTCCCGAATCCTTCCTGTTCTCATCCTTGTTCGACGGCGAAAACGGCGTCATGGTCGGCGGTTCCAACCCCCTCTCCAACTTCTGCGCCGACGTCGGCGATCCGTTCGCCGGGAAGGCCACTGCCGAGGCCCTGCTCTCCAGCCTGCGTGCCGACGACCTGTGCTGCGGCCTGGTTGACGACTTTGTGTCCAGGACGGGCGGCGCTGACGACGGCCTCTTGCTCGGACACCAGTCCACCTGGAAAATGGGCTTCCCCGGCGACTGGAACATCTTCGTGTCCAGCGACGGCTGTAGCTCCAGCGACGCCTGCCTCAGAAGCTGCGACAAAGCTTTCAAATCCAAAGAGAGAGCTTCCAAACAGGAAACTTCAGAGGAGGACAGAAGCTCTCAGTGGAGCAGCGAGGAAGAGCCCAACGTCGTGGAGTTCGAGAGCGAAGAGAGCAAGGAGCTTTGGGAGTCTCTGTCGAAATCCAGCGATCCGTACAATCCCTTCTTTTTCTCCGCCTGCATCTCGACCAACTCTGAAATGGGCAGAAGTAAAACCGACATCAAAACCTGTGGCGACGCAGACCTGAAGGCCAGTGAGGAGTCGACGGGGGCGCCGCGGCTGAACGCGTGGGTGTGTCGCTCTGATAGTGagagcagctggagcagctggGCCGGCTCCGAGTGTTCCAGCCCCGACATTGACAAGGAGGAAAGCGACAAGCTCTGGGAGTTCTTCAGCAGTCCAGAAGACCCGTACAACCCCTTATACTTCACTGCCAGCACAACCAGCAGCCCCTCTCTCCGAACCAAACCCCCCTCAGCTTGTAAACAAGCCTCACTCCCCCCACTTCCTCCCAAAACCGACGCCGAGACAGAGAGGCAAAGCAGTCGTCCTCCATCAGAGGACGACGACAACGAAGCGCTGATCTGGGAATCTCTCGGCCAAAAGGACGACCCCTATCACCCGCTGAACTTCAAGGCTTGCCTCCAGAGTACCTCGTCGTCGCTCAAACCCATCGATCCAAATCCGTACGCAAAGACCAGGAAGCAGATAAAAGCATCCAAACCTGCTCTGCCGGACAGAAAGTTAAAGCAGCACCGCCATCAGGACAAAAGACTGGTGCCGTGGAAGAGACCCGAGCCGACGTCTCGGTTACCTGCTGAGGGAAAGACGGAAAACAAGGCCGGCACCAAGCAAAAGAAG gtGCAATTTTCTCCTCTGGTCCAAGTCCACGTCATGCGGACCTGGCCCTTCGCCCGCCAGGCGTCCCGTAAAGGTCACTGGGAGGAACTGGCGAGAGACCGCGACCGCTTCCGGAGGCGGATCGCAGACACGGAGCAGGCCGTGGGCTACTGCCTCACCCAGCCTCACAGGGAGAAGATGCGGGCGTACCTGGACAGTGCCTTGAATCAGACGAAGGGGTCctga
- the rps13 gene encoding small ribosomal subunit protein uS15, which yields MGRMHAPGKGLSQSALPYRRSVPTWLKLTSDDVKEQIFKLAKKGLTPSQIGVILRDSHGVAQVRFVTGNKILRILKSKGLAPDLPEDLYHLIKKAVAVRKHLERNRKDKDAKFRLILIESRIHRLARYYKTKRVLAPNWKYESSTASALVA from the exons ATGGGTCGCATGCACGCTCCCGG AAAGGGCTTGTCCCAGTCAGCTCTGCCTTACAGGCGCAGTGTTCCCACT TGGCTCAAGCTCACATCTGATGATGTGAAAGAGCAGATCTTCAAGTTGGCCAAAAAGGGTCTGACTCCCTCTCAGATTG GTGTGATCCTGAGGGATTCCCACGGTGTTGCCCAGGTGCGTTTCGTCACCGGCAACAAGATCTTGAGGATCCTCAAGTCCAAGGGTCTGGCCCCTGACCTGCCTGAGGATCTGTACCACCTCATCAAGAAGGCTGTGGCGGTCAGGAAGCACttggagagaaacagaaag GATAAGGATGCCAAGTTCCGCCTGATTCTCATTGAGAGCAGGATCCACAGACTGGCTCGTTACTACAAGACCAAGAGAGTACTGGCCCCCAACTGGAAGTA tgaGTCCTCTACAGCTTCTGCTCTGGTGGCATAA